The Chaetodon auriga isolate fChaAug3 chromosome 3, fChaAug3.hap1, whole genome shotgun sequence genome has a window encoding:
- the LOC143314781 gene encoding synapse-associated protein 1-like — protein MFKNWGTWLGIEKDNGQVKQEGESVVDVNEDQNHEINKPSAAEEDAQPPQLLQTAKGFSGYIYHFASSASKKLSESVVETAQTLKKSVEEGKVNGIIDKTILGDFQKEQDRFVQEKRAKKSGAAVPPWVGYNEEETIQQQILALSADKRNFLRDPPAGVQFHFDCEQMYPVAMVMLEEDELLRKMRFHLVPKQVKEEVFWKNYFYRVSLIKQSAQLTALAAQQAAERRNVEKTGTSSEAVHQKDAVKWNTPSAIRTTKPKSSEDEEEMSTSPTVTEFVSDAFDSCKINEDDLRKEMEQLVLDKREHPNTHQEETADWERELQEELQEYDVLEDNENRDDNWDKEIEEMLKEDS, from the exons ATGTTTAAGAACTGGGGAACCTGGCTTGGAATAGAAAAGGACAATGGCCAAGTTAAACAAGAAGGCGAGTCTGTTGTTGACGTTAATGAAGACCAGAACCACGAGATAAACAAACCGAGTGCTGCTGAGGAAGATGCTCAACCGCCTCAGCTTCTCCAAACAGCTAAAGGCTTCAGTG GTTACATTTATCATTTCGCCAGCAGCGCCTCCAAGAAACTGTCCGAGTCCGTGGTCGAAACAGCACAAACCCTCAAGAAAAGCGTGGAGGAGGGGAAGGTGAACGGGATTATTGATAAG ACCATTTTGGGTGACTTCCAGAAAGAACAAGACAGATTTGTCCAGGAGAAAAGAGCCAAAAAGTCTG GTGCTGCGGTGCCACCGTGGGTTGGTTATAATGAAGAGGAAAccattcagcagcagattctGGCTCTCTCCGCT GACAAAAGAAATTTTTTGCGAGACCCTCCTGCTGGGGTGCAGTTTCACTTTGACTGTGAGCAAATGTATCCCGTGGCCATGGTGATGTTGGAGGAGGATGAGCTCCTCCGGAAGATGCGCTTCCATCTGGTCCCCAAACA GGTGAAAGAGGAAGTTTTCTGGAAGAATTACTTCTACCGCGTGTCCTTAATAAAGCAGTCGGCGCAGCTCACGGCTCTGGCAGCTCAGCAGGCTGCTGAGCGGAGGAACGTGGAGAAGACTGGCACCAGCTCTGAAGCTGTTCATCAGAAGG ATGCAGTTAAATGGAATACTCCCTCTGCCATCCGTACTACCAAACCAAAGTCAAGTGAG gatgaagaggagatgtCCACCAGCCCGACTGTGACTGAATTTGTGAGCGATGCTTTTGACTCATGCAAGATAAATGAGGACGACCTACGCAAAGAAATGGAACAGCTGGTCCTGGACAAGAGGGAGCATCCGAACACACACCAGG AGGAGACTGCGGACtgggagagagagctgcaggaggagcttcAGGAGTACGACGTGTTGGAGGATAATGAGAACCGCGATGACAACTGGGACAAGGAGATTGAAGAGATGCTAAAGGAGGACAGTTAG